In Sporosarcina sp. PTS2304, a genomic segment contains:
- the cysI gene encoding assimilatory sulfite reductase (NADPH) hemoprotein subunit, with protein sequence MSSTTKPVHIQDGPPSDVEEIKIESDYLRGNLIETMADSISAGIPEDDNRLMKFHGSYLQDDRDLRTERQRQKLEPAYQFMIRVRTPAGFATPKQWLVMDNLAHKYGNGTLKLTTRQAFQMHGILKWNMKKNIQEMNDALLDSIAACGDVNRNVMCSPNPNESPVHAEVYEWAKRLSDDLLPQTNAYHEIWLDEEKVIDSTEGVEVEPVYGATYLPRKFKIGIAVPPMNDIDVFSQDIGLIAIVEEGKLTGFNVVVGGGMGMAHGDEQTYPQLARSIGFTPADQVVEVAKHLMMIQRDNGNRSVRKYARFKYTIDSRGIDWLIGELHSRLGWELEQARPYHFDHNGDRYGWVEATNDRWNYTFFIENGRVRDTENYKLMTALREIAEIHTGDFRLSPNQNLVLGDVTTANKKNVEEIIARYDLENTTEQSALRRNSMACVSLPTCGLAMAEAERYLPSLITKIEGLLDEAGLGDEEIVTRMTGCPNGCARPAIAELGFIGKGPGKYNMYLGGGFTGQRLSKIYRENIGETEILAELGPILKRYAVEREEGEHFGDFVIRAGIVAETTDGTNFHTV encoded by the coding sequence ATGTCTTCAACAACAAAACCGGTTCATATACAAGATGGACCACCAAGTGATGTAGAAGAAATTAAAATTGAAAGTGATTACCTTCGTGGGAATTTAATCGAGACAATGGCTGATTCAATCAGTGCCGGTATTCCCGAAGATGATAATCGTTTGATGAAATTCCACGGTAGTTACTTACAAGATGATCGTGATTTGCGAACAGAGCGCCAGCGTCAAAAGCTAGAGCCAGCGTACCAGTTTATGATACGTGTTCGAACGCCAGCAGGATTTGCAACTCCGAAACAATGGTTGGTTATGGATAACTTAGCACATAAATATGGTAATGGCACATTGAAGTTGACTACCCGTCAAGCTTTCCAAATGCACGGTATTCTAAAATGGAATATGAAAAAGAATATTCAAGAAATGAACGATGCATTGTTAGATTCCATTGCTGCTTGTGGAGATGTTAACAGAAACGTAATGTGTAGTCCGAATCCGAATGAGTCTCCTGTACATGCGGAAGTCTACGAATGGGCAAAGAGATTAAGTGATGATTTGTTGCCACAAACAAATGCCTATCATGAAATTTGGTTGGATGAGGAGAAAGTAATCGACAGTACAGAAGGTGTAGAAGTAGAACCGGTGTATGGCGCGACGTATTTGCCAAGAAAGTTTAAGATCGGTATCGCTGTTCCACCGATGAACGATATAGATGTATTTTCTCAAGATATCGGATTAATCGCTATTGTTGAGGAAGGAAAATTGACTGGATTCAACGTAGTTGTCGGTGGAGGTATGGGAATGGCGCATGGAGATGAGCAAACCTACCCACAACTTGCTCGTTCGATCGGTTTCACTCCGGCTGATCAAGTGGTAGAAGTGGCAAAACACTTAATGATGATTCAGCGCGATAATGGTAATCGTTCGGTGCGAAAGTATGCGCGTTTTAAATATACAATTGACTCTCGTGGAATTGACTGGCTGATTGGTGAACTACATAGCCGTTTAGGCTGGGAATTGGAGCAAGCTCGTCCGTATCATTTTGATCATAATGGAGATCGTTACGGTTGGGTGGAAGCAACGAATGATCGTTGGAACTACACATTCTTTATAGAAAACGGTCGTGTCCGTGATACGGAAAATTATAAGCTGATGACGGCTTTACGTGAAATTGCAGAAATTCATACAGGTGATTTCCGCTTGAGTCCAAATCAAAACTTGGTTCTTGGTGATGTAACGACTGCTAATAAGAAAAACGTCGAAGAAATCATTGCTCGCTATGATTTAGAGAATACTACTGAACAGTCGGCACTACGCCGAAATTCAATGGCTTGTGTATCATTGCCGACTTGTGGTTTAGCAATGGCCGAAGCAGAGCGTTACTTACCTTCATTGATAACAAAAATCGAAGGACTACTTGACGAAGCGGGACTAGGTGATGAGGAAATTGTCACACGCATGACAGGTTGCCCGAACGGTTGTGCACGCCCAGCAATTGCTGAACTAGGGTTTATAGGAAAAGGCCCTGGGAAGTATAATATGTACTTAGGCGGCGGCTTTACTGGACAACGTTTAAGTAAAATTTATCGTGAAAATATTGGCGAGACGGAAATTTTAGCTGAACTAGGACCAATATTGAAACGATATGCAGTAGAACGTGAAGAAGGCGAGCATTTCGGAGACTTCGTGATCCGCGCTGGCATCGTTGCTGAAACAACTGACGGAACGAACTTCCATACAGTATAA